Sequence from the Rhizomicrobium sp. genome:
GTGGCCCGCCCCCTTCTGCGGCACACTATGTGGGGTCGAAGTCTAGATGTCAATACGTCGCGGCGACTCGGCTTTACAGATTGTATTGGAAGGAATTCGAGTCGATGGCGGTCGCTGCGCTCAACCCAAGGCCCGCGCCGCCCCAGCATATAAGAGTTGGGGCCGGACGTTGGATGCCGCCCGGCCCCTCTGCGTCGGCGCGCTGCTAGGAAAGGTCCCACCTTCGCGGGCTAGCAGCGTTGGAACGCGCCGCAGGTTCAGGCCGCCAGGTCGTCCCGGGCAGCCGCGATCAGTTCATCGGCCTTCTTGAAATCGACGGTATCGGCAACCGACTGAAGCATCGTGTCGCGGAATTGTTGTGCGTAGCCTTGTTGTTCGCGAAGGCCTTTCAGTGCCGCCGCCTCGTTCGGTGCGTGGGCTTCGATCAAGGTATCGCGAACAAACTGATGCATCTCCGGGACGACGCCGGAGAGGTACGCCTGACAACTGGCGACAGCCAGAAGAGTGTCCTCGTCGCCCGCTTTGCGCGCTGCCTCCAACAGGTTCAGCCGATCACCGTTCGGCAGGGACTTGAAGTGCGCTCTGATTTCCTGATGGCGCATGCAAGTCGGGTATTGCGGGTTCGGCGGATTGTAGGCCTTCGCGGTAATCGCCTCGAGATGCGCCGCCCGTTGCATGGCGGCCTCATTCGCCACATCGAGCGCTTCAACGAGAGGCAGGATCGCGCGGGCAGCCTTCGAACTCTTAACAAGCCGAGCGCCCTGCGTGCTCGTTTCATCGGCCGTATATCGCGCGTGATGCTGGCGAAACGTCTGGTAGCCGCCCAGGAGCGTCTTGATCGCGCTAGAGAGGCCGTCATCGGCATTCGGGAAGCGAGCGGCCCATTGTTCGAACATTTCATGGCGCTGCGGGTGTTGGCCGGAGCGACCGGGGAATGAGGCAGGCATGTCAATTCTCCTTTCAGGTTAGCGAGTATTTTCCGACAGAGGCGGTTTGGTATTTTGGTTTACCGACGAAGACCCAGAGCGCGAGCGCAACTGCCAAAACCAGATCGTCGTGCTTGCCGACTCGCGCGTCATACGAGTAGCGACCGGCGGCGCTGACGCTGCGGCGGAAGTTCTTGAGTTCGTCGGCCATCGCGCCCGCTTCAGCAAGATCAGCCGCAAACCGTAGCTGGCCGGAATGTAGCCGGGCGTCGAGAGCGCTAATCAGCGTTTGCTTTGGCACATGCCAATTCCGCACGCCGCGCGCCGACTGACGATCACCGCCCGTGATCGTGACGCGGATCGGCTTGTGCCCGCCATGATCCCAAAGATCGGCAACGGGACGACCGACGCCGGTGGCGTCAATCACGAACTCGCAGCCCTCGCTGAGTGGCGGGCGACCAAGGAGCCTCGCCATCTCCTGAACCTGATCGACGTAACTCAAGCCAAGCGGGAGCCGCCGCAGGTAGCGAACATCAAATGTCTCGCCGGCTGCCGTTTCTTGGCCGCTATAATAGACGTGCGAGGTAACAACACGCTCCATGACAGCTATCGCTGTTGGATCGGCGCTCTGACCAAGATCTGCTGCCAGAACAAAACTGTGTTCCGAGACAGCCTTGAGACCGCGTTTGATTTGTCGGCTGGTTGTCATTGCCATAGCGAGACAACCTCCGAACTGAAGGCGACCCGAATGATTTCACTCGGGAAGACCTGCTCGTCATTTTCCACGAACTCGCAAAGGTACTCCTGCCGATAAAGCGCCTCGCCGAGCGCCTTTCGTTCATCGGCCAGGAACGCAGGGCTGATGCGGCTGCACTGGTTGGCCGTGATCCGCGTGCGCTCCCAAGTGGTGCCGCCGTTCTCCCACCAATCGTGGAAGAAGCCGCGACGGCCTTGCGGCGTACTGAGGGCGATAATGTCGCCATCGCTGACCGCCAGCATCGGGCGGCACGCGGCAACAATCTCGTCGGGAATGCGCGAAGCCTCATCGAGGATCAGGAGCGCGACATTTGCGAAGCCGCGCACAGTCGTCTCGCTGGACGGCAAGCTGATTATCCGGGAGCCATTCTCCAACTCAAGACGATGGGCGGACTCTCCGACGATCCTTGGCAAACCCCAGACCCTCGAATGCAGGGATAGGCATGTTCGGACTGTCTCCGCCGATTGCCGTTGGCTGGGGCTGATAACCAGCACGGGTGAGTTGGGCTGGGCGACCGCCTTCTCGATTGCCTTGAGGCCCGCGGTCGTACTCTTGCCGCCCTGCCGGTGGACGTTCCAAAGCTGGCGCTTCGATTGCGAACGGATCGCCTGCACCTGCCAGTTATCGGGATGCATGATGCCCGCGTCCTGAAACCAGTAGGCGCTATCCAAGGACCGGGCGAGATCGCGGGCTAGCATAGGCCCGGCCGTTTCGATTTGACTTTGCCAGTGGCAAAATCGAGCGTGTCATTCGTCTTCGGATACTCAGGCGGTGACGGATACTTTTTCGCTTCCTCGCTGATGATCGTGGTGACCGCCTGCATCTGCAGGAAGTTCGCTATGTGGTCTGCTGCCTTGGTCATGCGGCTAGCCCTCGTTCCTCGTTGGTCCTGATTGTCTCTGCGGCCTTGCTCTCGATCCGATGCAGGACCTTTGCGACGGCCTGCCGGGCGTCCGGGAATGGCGCTAAGGCCTTGACCAGTTCCACCCGCATCTCGACGTAGGCGGGCAGGACCAAGACGTTGTTGATGGTCGTGCTGCCGGTGGAGAGGTCGCCAAGCAGTTCGCCGGTCACTTCGAGATTGCGATGAAGCTGCCCCGCGACCCGCGCCACCATCGCGCTATCGCCGCACTCCTCTGCAACATCGAGGCTGGAGAACAACCGATTGCGCAGGGCTACTAGGTTCATCAAGAGCGACTGGCTCTCCGTCTCGCGGAGCCGGTCCAGGTCGACGCCTTCGATGCTTGGGCCTGCGATCAATCTGGCGCGGAGCTGCGGCGGCAGATGGTTCTTGGCGTGGCGATAGAGTGAGTCGATACCAAGCTTGTATCTGCGCTTCAGGGCGCGCACCGAGACGCCGCGCGCTAACGCCAGATCAATCGACGCATGTTCCCGGTGATTGCAGATCGAGCATTGCGTTGGGGTCCGCCGCTTCATTCTTGGCCGCAAATCCGCATGGCATCGAAACTTGATGCGCATATTTCGCGGAAAGGCTAAGGCGACATGCAAAGGTAAAGCAATGATATCAAGCGTTGGCGCGTCATTGGCCCCTTATAATTGATAAGTTGGCGATGTATTGGAGAGTGATTGGATCGTCTCAGAATGGCCCGGATCGCGGCATTGCGCATGCAACTGATTTGGCGCGGCGCAAAGATGGTCGAAGATCGCCGCGCTCATTCATTCGGCACGATCTGATTTTCGTCATACCGAACGCTTCGCTTGAACTATTCCCCTCGCTCATTCTCGATGACCTTGGCGATGTAGCGCTCAGGATACCGAATTGTCTCTCGCGCGGCGCACGTCAAGATTGTGTTGATCTGGTCGGCGCACCTATCAGCGTCGATGAACGCCATAAGGCGGGTAGCCATCTTCCAAGCTCGCTCGGCACCCATTCTCTCAATCAGTAGACTATACCCTCCCCTTCCTTCGGACAGCGCCACCAGTTCGTATTCGACGCGCACTGCCTTCGCATAGTACGCCCGACTTTCATCCCTGCCGATCATTCTGATTTCATCCAGATCAAGCACGTCGTGCGGATCAGGATTGTCTACCTGCCACTTCGACAACTCTTCGATGCGGCGGTGCCTGGATATGCAGCCGGCGATGTAGCGGTGTCTTCTGCGCTTGCTGTCGAGGCGCGCGCACTTGCGCAGGATGTTCCTTGCCCATTCGTCGAAGTCCTCTGGGTGAGCCTCTTTCATTTCTGCGAGCAGGCGCGGCCCTTCCTCTCCAAGTACATCGAATGCCCGCTGTCTCAGGGGCGATCTGTGAAGATTGCGCAGGAACCGATTTCTTCCTTCCCCGGATTGATCGAACCTAACCATCTTCATTTCCTCATGGCCCTGCCAACCGAAGGTAAATCGCGCGTAGCGCAATTTCTCTTTCAGAACGGCTTCGATAAGAACGGATTGACTCAAGAAGGATTAGCACCTGATTTTTAGGGGGGAGCATCGCGGATATTTAGGGGACAGCATCGCCGATTTTTCCTAGTTGCTTTCTCCAGCCCGCAGAATGATCCGATACGTGTTCGACCCTGTGAATTGATTGCCGCGCTTCAGCTTTCGTAGATGCCCTCGTTCAATCAACTGCGCCACACTTGATCGGATCGTGTCATGCGCAAGCTCAGTTCGCAGGTGCAGGCTCTCCTGCGACGGCCAGATGATCACCTTGCCGGTGCGGCGATATTCTTCCGCTGACTCTGCCATCGTCATGTAATCCGCCATGACGTATCCGATCTTGAAGGCCGCAGGCCGCAATCCGTTGTCGGCACAAACTTGGTCCCGCCAGATTGCCTTCACGGTGCGCAGAGGCATTCGCGCGGTCATTGGGGCAATCCTTTGATGATCGGCTCGAAGGCATCGGTGCCCTCGGGGCCTGCGTTTGGAATGATGCGCAGGTGTCCACGCGCGATGAGTTCCAAGACCCCACGCTCTGCCTCTGCTTCACTGATCCCACTGTCGCGCGCGATCTTGCGCGCGAGCCAGCGAGACTGCGGACGCAGTTCGACTCCCGATGGCATCAGCCGCCCCTAGCGACGTTTTGACTTGGGGTTCTTTTGATCCTGCCGGGTCTTCAGCCAAGTGAGGACCGCTTCGGGATCAAACCAGTTGCGCGCGCCGATGCGGATAAACGGCATGCCATCTGGCAGGCCGATCATCATTGACAGGCGGTAGGGACCGCATTGCAGGATTTTGCAAATGGCCTTGCTGTTCACCAACCGCCCATCGAACAGCTCCATTGGCTGATCCTTGACGCGAACGGGCGGCACGTTGCGCGCGGCCTTGTCTTTACGGTTTGCTACTTGAACTTTCTGTGCATCCACTGACGTCTCCTAAGCTTCATGCCTAAAAGACGTACCGACGGCATCGAGGTTTTCGGCTGTTGGAGGCCGAATGCGGCGCGTTTGGCATGGAAAGTAGAGGAAATCCGCCAAATAAATATTTTTGGCGAAATCTCTGAAATCGCAGAAAGCCCCGATTTAGCTGCGTTTCAGACCGCGCGCTTTGAATTGAACGATTTTGGCGCTTGGACCGCCTGCCATGACTGCGCCCAGACGCTCTACAGCATCTCTCTGCGCGTCGTCGAAGAGATGGGCGTAGCGCGCTGTCGTCGTGACCTGGGTATGGCCCAGTAGCTGTCCGATCAAAGGTAGGCTTGCGCCGCTGGATGCCAAAACGCTGGCCGCCGTGTGCCTCAGATCATGGATGCGGGCGGCATTCTTTCCGGTTCGGGGAATGCCAGCCTTCTTGCAGAGAGCGGCCCATGGCTTCTTCAGGTCGATTACGTGGCCGCTCTTGCCATCCTTCGCCGGGAAGACGAAGCCTTCCACTCTGCGCCGCCATTCTTCCAGTGCGGGTCGATCCTCCGGCGCGGCCTTACCAACTTCGACCTTCAGGCGTTTCAGATCGGCATCAGCTAGCGCCCGTCGTTTCGAAAGCAATGCGCGCGCCGGTGCTGCCAACGGAACGCGGTGTTCGCGCTTTTGTTTGGTGGCGTGACTCGGCTTGGTCCAGTTGCCCTCGGCCAGATCAACCTGGTCCCAAGTTGCCGAACGGGTTTCCCCGCGCCGGGCGCCGGTCAAGAGCAGCAGGCGGAACAGGTCAGCAATGTTCTGGTCGGGATGCCCGTTGAGGGCCTTCGTCAGCGATATGATTTCCACCTTCGTTAGGTAGCGGGTTCGCGCCTCTACCGGATTGCGCTTCACGCCCTTGGCCGGGTTCTTCTCGATCCACTCGGCATCAATGGCGAAGTTGAAAAGCTTGCTGCATAGCGCGAGGCAAAAGTTTGCCGAGGTCGGGGCGTCGCGATCCTTGATCGCGCGGTGAAGGCCCTCCACATCGGCTCGCTTGATATCTACGACTTTGCGCTTCCCAAACCGAGGAAGGATGTCGTTCTCCATCATGCGGGAATAGTCACTGCGCGTCGAAGCCCGAAGCTTGGGAAGATGCTCTTCCTTGAACCGCTCGCACAGGTCCGCCACCGTAGGCGCTTCCCTAGCGTCCTCTGCTTCTCGCGCCGGGTCGGCCCCGCGGTGCTTGATCGCGTCCTTTAGTTCAGCGGCTTTGGCCCGCGCGCCATTGGTGGTGTACTCCGGGAACTTTCCAATGGTGTAGATGCGCCGCCGCCCATTGGCGGTATAGTCCAGAACGAATGCGCGCGTTCCTGACGGCAGGACCCGCACGCCCAAGCCCCGGACCTTGTCGTCACGGAGAACACTCATGCCGGATTTTGGGGGTAGAAGCGCTCGGACGATCTGATCGGTCAGCATTCTCTTAGCCATGCTATCTCCTGCCTATATGCGAAATATGCGCAAAGCGAATGCAATGCGTTGGCGGGCAGATGATATGGCGACGATACGCGGAAGGGAATGAAATAGTAGCAGTATCAACTACTTACCGTAACAATTCGGCCAATAAGCCTTAGAAATCAATGCGTTGACTAACCCCGTAGAACTTTTTTGTAATCAGGGGGTCACAGGTTCGAGTCCTGTAGCCGGCACCATCTTTGTTGGCGGGCGGGCAAAGCAGCCGCCACGCCAACCCTACTTTGCCCGCCCGCGTCGCTATTACGAAACCTGATCCGTCTGCGTGATCCGGCGCGCGTGGCGCGCTTCTCCTGGAAACGGCGCCGCGAGCCAGCGCGCGACGGCGTCCTTGGCTTGATCGAACGTCAGAAACCGAAGGCCGAGGGAGAGCGCGTTTGCGTTATTGTGCTCGCGCGTCGACACGAGAATATCCAGATGTTTTCCGGACGCGTCCACTTGGCTGTTCCCGGGGTCACCATAGTAGAGCGCGCAGCGAACGCCTTTGAACCGGTTGGCCACGATCGCTTCGCCTTGTCCGGAAGCCCCGGCGACGATGGCACGGCTGTCTTTCCCCGCGGCGACGTCGTCCGAAAGTTTCCTGGCGGCAACGGCGATGATTCCGGGGTAGTCGTCCCGCGGATCGTTTACCAGGGCGCCGCAATCTTCGACGTCGCAATGGAGTTGGTCGCGGACATATTCGACAAGTTTATTCTTGATTTCAAATCCGGCATGATCCGAGGCGAAATACACTTTCATGGCGATATTCCAGCACCTTCAAGCCGGGAGTTTTTCACGGTTTTTGGATGAATTTCCAGGTGGCCATTATGCTGGCGAGCCAACGGCACTCGCCCGTCGGAGCAATGTGCCCAACGCTGTCGTTCCCGCGCAAGCGGGAACCCGGGCTCTATCCGGCGGCCCGCTGGATGCCCGCCGGCGCGGGCATGACAGCGAGCGGGTTTGTCGGATCGAACTTCGCTCTCAACATGCGGTTGACGTCCGCCGCCGGAGCGCGTTGCAGCGGCGCTTCCGCGCCGTGCGCGGGGCGCAGCGCCAGGACCGCTGCGAACAGGCCGGCGAAAACTGCGTAGCCGACGACTTCCAGCTTGGTGATCGAGCGCATGCGCAAACCCGCCTTTCGCGGTGAATGTCCAGCAATGAGATGGATTTTCAACGCGCCCGGCATGAATGTCTAGTTGAAAGATGGGGATTCCGTGGTAAGAGTGCCGCACGTGCAGGACGGAGAGGCGCTTGGATAAGGCGGCGTGGGAGCGGGGCAAGGAACGGCAGCCGGCGTCGCGGCGCGTGGCCTTCGCCGCGCTCGGCATTCCGCTTGCCGCGGATCGCGGTACGCCGTCCGCCCTCCCCCAACCATCTCTCGCACACACAGGAGAACGACATGGGCTTGCATGAGCAGATCAGCCGCAAGGGCGACGCGACGGGGCTGGCCCACCGGCCGGTCGCCGGACGGATCGGCGCCGAGATTCTCGGCGTCAAGCTGGGCGGGGACCTTGCGGCCGAGACCGTCGCCGCCATCCGCCAGGCGCTTCTGACCCACAAGGTCCTCTTCTTCCGCGAGCAGCAGCATCTCGACGATGCCGGGCAGGAGGCGTTCGGCAAGCTTCTCGGCAATCTCGTGCCGCATCCGACCGTGCCGAAGATCGAGGGCACGGAGAGCGCGCTGAACATCCTGTCCGACGGCACCTATGCCGCGAACCAGTGGCACACCGACGTGACCTTCGTGGACGCCTATCCGCTGGCCTCGATCCTGCGCGCGGTGATCCTGCCGTCCAGGGGCGGCGACACGGTGTGGGCGAACACCGCCGCGGCCTATGACCACCTGCCGGCGCCGCTGCGCGACCTGGCGGACAAGCTCTGGGCGGTGCACAGCAACGCCTATGACTATGCCGCGGCGCGGCCCGACGCCTCCGCCGACCGGCTGAAGCACCATGCCAACGTGTTCGCCTCGACGGTGTACGAGACCGAACATCCGCTGGTGCGCATCCATCCGGAGACCGGCGAGCGCACGCTGCTGCTCGGCAATTTCGCGCAGAAGATCGTCGGGCTGAACCGCGAGGATTCCGCGCGGCTGATCGCGATCTTCCAGGATCACATCACGCGGCTGGAGAACACGGTGCGCTGGCACTGGGCGCCGGGCGACGTGGCGATCTGGGACAACCGCGCGACGCAGCATTACGGCATCGGCGATTTCACCGAGAAGCGCGAACTGCATCGCGTGACGATCGACGGCGACGTGCCGCTCGGCGCCGACGGCCGCCACAGCCTGACGCGCCGCAAGGAAGTCCGGCGGCCGGACCT
This genomic interval carries:
- a CDS encoding RpiB/LacA/LacB family sugar-phosphate isomerase, with protein sequence MKVYFASDHAGFEIKNKLVEYVRDQLHCDVEDCGALVNDPRDDYPGIIAVAARKLSDDVAAGKDSRAIVAGASGQGEAIVANRFKGVRCALYYGDPGNSQVDASGKHLDILVSTREHNNANALSLGLRFLTFDQAKDAVARWLAAPFPGEARHARRITQTDQVS
- a CDS encoding TauD/TfdA family dioxygenase; this translates as MGLHEQISRKGDATGLAHRPVAGRIGAEILGVKLGGDLAAETVAAIRQALLTHKVLFFREQQHLDDAGQEAFGKLLGNLVPHPTVPKIEGTESALNILSDGTYAANQWHTDVTFVDAYPLASILRAVILPSRGGDTVWANTAAAYDHLPAPLRDLADKLWAVHSNAYDYAAARPDASADRLKHHANVFASTVYETEHPLVRIHPETGERTLLLGNFAQKIVGLNREDSARLIAIFQDHITRLENTVRWHWAPGDVAIWDNRATQHYGIGDFTEKRELHRVTIDGDVPLGADGRHSLTRRKEVRRPDLKVAAE
- a CDS encoding terminase family protein — protein: MDSAYWFQDAGIMHPDNWQVQAIRSQSKRQLWNVHRQGGKSTTAGLKAIEKAVAQPNSPVLVISPSQRQSAETVRTCLSLHSRVWGLPRIVGESAHRLELENGSRIISLPSSETTVRGFANVALLILDEASRIPDEIVAACRPMLAVSDGDIIALSTPQGRRGFFHDWWENGGTTWERTRITANQCSRISPAFLADERKALGEALYRQEYLCEFVENDEQVFPSEIIRVAFSSEVVSLWQ
- a CDS encoding tyrosine-type recombinase/integrase → MLTDQIVRALLPPKSGMSVLRDDKVRGLGVRVLPSGTRAFVLDYTANGRRRIYTIGKFPEYTTNGARAKAAELKDAIKHRGADPAREAEDAREAPTVADLCERFKEEHLPKLRASTRSDYSRMMENDILPRFGKRKVVDIKRADVEGLHRAIKDRDAPTSANFCLALCSKLFNFAIDAEWIEKNPAKGVKRNPVEARTRYLTKVEIISLTKALNGHPDQNIADLFRLLLLTGARRGETRSATWDQVDLAEGNWTKPSHATKQKREHRVPLAAPARALLSKRRALADADLKRLKVEVGKAAPEDRPALEEWRRRVEGFVFPAKDGKSGHVIDLKKPWAALCKKAGIPRTGKNAARIHDLRHTAASVLASSGASLPLIGQLLGHTQVTTTARYAHLFDDAQRDAVERLGAVMAGGPSAKIVQFKARGLKRS